gtgtgtgtgtgtgtgtgtgtgtgtgtgtgtgtgtgtgtgtgtgtgtgtgtgtgtgtgtgtgtgtgtgtgtgtgtgtgtgtgtgtgtgtgtgtgtgtgtgtgtgtgtgtgtgtgtgtgtgtgtgtgtgtgtgtgtgtgtgtgtgtgtgtgtgtgtgtgtgtgtgtgtgtgtgtgtgtgtgtgtgtgtgtgtgtgtgtgtgtgtgtgtgtgtgttttatttcacctttaaagattacacaattgaattaatactcgagacaaaatataattaaccaatgcgtgaaaaaataacaataagtaagaaatgatgatggggcccattgcgaaatggcaaagccagtggtacgcgagcccgagtcagcagcacaaaaaccagaccgtaacactcactctccagactggagatggtgcctcaattccaccttatatttaccgagacattttattgatcttattgaattaggtagtcgattccacagcgcaggtgttgcaaagtttgaggatcgttgaccggctaaagttagatgattaggtacgggaagagaaagtaattgatgacgagtattataaaatggtagtgctggatcacaatttgagtaaaataatttatgggcttgaataagcaacttatatttatgcaatttatcaatagttaaaatatcagaGGTTTTAAATAAATCGTTTGTTGGAAATCCAAATGGCTTACGGTTAATGATTCTgacaattttcttttgaaactgtatTATTTTGCTAAGATGAATTTTGGATGCATTGCCATAAGTTTCTATTGAATAGCATAATTTGGAGTGAATAAGTGTGTAATAAAGCATAATCAGCAATTTTTTTGGAATGAAAGCACTTATGCGGTAAAAGATGCCTGATATAGGCCGTAAATCTAATAAAAGCTTACGAGCGTGGGAAGACcagttcaaatttttatcaattgacactccaagaaatttgacttcatcaattgctttaataaaagtgttattaaaaagaataggctgatcaaatttaattttgctctggtaatttttaaaaacagtaaaacaggttTTGTCAAAGTTAATGGTTAATTTGTTCGTTTGACACCAATCAGCTAGTTTTTCAAGATCAGATTGGACTTTAGGTAAATCGTCGTTTAGGTTCTTtgaactcataaacaaattggtatcatcagcatacaatataggagttagatgagttaaacaatcacaaagatcatttatgtaaattaagaATAAAGTCGGGCCTAGCACCGAGCCCTGAGGTACGCCACAAGTCAAATTGTCAGCGTTAGAAAAAgtatcattaatttttgttgtttgggtTCGGcgggttaaatagctttgtatcCATCTGATGGTTAACTcactaaaattaaattgctctagttttttaaataatattgcgTGATCGATCGTATCAAAGGCCTTcctgaaatctataaaaattcctATAACACATTCACTTCGGTCAAACGATTCTAGAATTTGGTTAGTAAAAGTTGAGATGGCATCAGATGTGCCTCTAGCTCTTCTGAATCCAAAttggtttttatataaaagtgatttattttctaaataatcaacaatttgttgattaacaagtttttccaatattttactaaagactggtagaattgaaaTTGGACGAAAATTACCGCATTCATTTAGAGAACTCCCTTTGtgcaaaggtaatattttagcttttttaagtgCATCAGGTACCTTCCCAGTCTCTAGTGATTTGTTAAAAATCTTACATAAAGGGTAAGCAATACTCTGTGAAACCGATTTCATAAATTTAGCAGTAATTTGATCTAGGCCAGAGGCTTTGTTTGAATTTATTGTAtctacaatttttaataaaccagttaTATCAATGTATTGGAATTCAAAAGCTTCACCAGCATTATTTTCAAGCCACAATGCTTGATTTTGGATAGGGGGTTGAGGTACTAAGTTTACAAATTTCAAGGCCAGTCTTTTACCAATATTACTAAAAAAggaattgagctcattagctttttCAACATCCGTTATGGCTAGTTCATCAGGATTAAGATAACAAATCAGTTTAGAAGGCTGTTTATGGctatttgtcttttgttttcctAGAAGCTCATAGTTTACAAGCTGCCAAATCTGCTTTGAGCTGGTGCAGCTATTGAAAGCTTgcgaaaaataattatatttggagTCCCTCAAATTCCTGCTAACATCGTTTCTAAGTTTGTTATATTGGCacttcaattttaaattaagtGGGTTAGATTGAAGTTTTCTATGAAGACGATATTTCTTTTTAACGCTCAACAAAAGGTTTTCAGTCATCCATGGCTTTAAGAAAGTTTGATTAGATTTAGTGTTTACTAATTTTTGGTATTTACATTTCTGGGAACAATCAgataatttgtcaaaaaaagCGTTATAGAAGTAATCGACATcatttgaaaagattttgtcCCAATTAGTGTTTTCAAGCATGATTCTTAGACTTTTATAATCAATTACAGGATATGAATTAGTAGTTTTTCGGGAGATGggttgattatttttaaatttgtgaaaaaatgaaaatgtgggcAAGTGGTCACTAAAGTCTGCGCTTATAGTTCCAGATGTCACTGTCGGACTAACAAAGTTTGTCAAAATGTGATCCAAGCACGTCCATTTGTTTGAGGGCTTAAAATGGTGGGTTGCAATAGTTATagtgttataaaaacagtaagttGCTAACAAGTTGGCATAGTCATCACTTGAATTGTCTAAATAATCAATGTTGATATCACCAGCAATGATGTGATTACTTGCGTGAGAAGAAGAAATGTGGCGTTCAAGATCATCAAGAAATTCAGCAACACCTGCGCTGGGCTGCCGATAAATCACAGTTAGAATAATAGGTAAAGCATAAACACCAAAATGCAGTCCAACAGAATGAGTGTCAGACCCAGCAATGTCCACAGCCGGCAACACCTCCACACCAATGCCATCTCGCACATAGATCCCAGCTCCACCTCCGCGCGTAGCACGTTGCGCACCTGAAAAAGTGTaatttgaaatttcaaaaaattttgtcTCGTCATCATTCAACCATGTTTCTGTTACACAAATAACATCAAAAGGAACATTACAACATGCCAGAAAttgttcaaaaagaaaaaatttatttctaaggCTCTGGCAGTTCACGTTAAGTATTGAAAGTTTGTCAGCGAAGAAACTCTGGCtgaacaaaaaatcattaatacaGTATCCATGACAATCTAGATCTAAATCCAATTCAGAATCTGCCATTTTGCCAGGAAGCTCAGTAGTAAAAGTTCACTGGAGTATTTAAAGAAGTTTTAGCGTTTCTAAATCGTCTTCAGAGTTTATAGGGATGGCATCCGAGTCAGGAGTTTTACGCAGATATATTCTTTGATTAGATGTCCACACATATTTATAGTTGTATTCCACTTTAAATTGCCGGGTTTTCCAGAAAAGTGTGCTTTGAGCACGACTCAATACTTCATTGATATAGATCCTTCCTGTTTCTTTGAAACCAAGTGCTGAGAGGGATTGAATGTTTTTTCGATATTGCTGGAAGAACTCATTGCGCTGATTGGTTTGGGTGAACTTTATGATGATGCGCTTGCTTTGTCTAATGCGGTATATCTTGTCGATGGTGGTAGGTAATTTATCAGATTTTAAGGAACTTAGCAATTTCTGATAAGCAAGGTTCAGATTTTCCGATTTATCATATGGAATCCCATTTAACTCGACACATTTTGCTCTTTCAGCATACTCTGCTGCTTCAATTCGAGACTCTAAGCCTTCCAGTTTACCGATTTTAGATTCTATTTCTACTATGGATTTGGATAAATCTCTCTGCTTGAGTTGAATGCCCTCATTTTCTTGATGAACGTGATTGAGAGACTTTTCAAAATCGGACTGTTTGCTCTCAATTAAATTGAGACGAAATTCGATATTACCAATCTTAGTAAGAATTAGGTTTAATTTTTCGTCAATGTCGATAAGCTTTGGACCGGCTTCCTGATCACTATTCTCTGTCGATTTAGCTGCTCCCTTTTTAGGTCCCATATCGGAAAGTGTACTAGGCACTTACCCGATTCGAGGGTGGCTCATAGAGATATCACCACCCTCGCTTCCTCCACTTGCAGTACAGAATATCCAAGAATAATATAATCAGCAATCCAATTGAAGCAGAATGCTAAGTAAAGTAGTTGCTGTGATAAAGTTTAGTTATTAACATAAAGCTGTGAGAGAGTGGAAAAAAGCACAACCTCTCTCTACGAAAGCCAACTGCTGAATCATGTACCATTTAGCTTTTTCTAATGCACTTAGCGTGGAGTGTCAAATAATATAGTAACATATAGCTAGATGAAATAGTTGATTAAATATGACTTGGTGTATGTGTTCTCCAGTATATAAAATGATATGCTCAACTTCTACAATGATACAATGGTATACAATGATATGATACTCAGCTTTCCCAACCTTAAGTTTTTCcttatatgcatatttattttctGTATAAGCTCTgagtttaataaaatacaattattcCTGCCACCAGACCAACATGCTCAGCTCTCTGCAGATATAGTAATTATTTCCTGGATCACTAGTATAACAGGTGGCATTGTGGGAAGGCAAATGATGTGGAGCCGGTTTGAATGTTGTAGCTGAAACCAAACttaataatgcaaaaaaatctATTTCAAATAAACTCTAGAAAACTTGTGTTAGTTAACAGCTGAAAAAGTACCCACATATGTAGGCTGGCTGCATGTGACTGCTAACCAAAACTGACAAAGTTACATCCCATTTTTGTAACACATATTACCTAAAGTATTTTTTTGCCATTTCATGGAGATATCAGCGAAACCAAATACCAAAAGGGAGGGGAGCCTGAGCCATAAACATTTTAGGTAATTTGTTCAGTTAGCAAAACATCCAATCCACCAAACGATGTTCACGAAAATCAATCAAAAAGATGTATTAACCAAAGTAACAGAAACCACTAGCCGTGACTGTGAGAACTTTTTAAAGcaaacacacgcacgcacacacacacatagctCTGCCGATTTATCAAGCATGGTAAAAATGACAAAAGTTTGCCATTATTTCTAGCATGTACATTTTTACTGCGTAGTTAAGACAATTTCACTCAAATTCTGACCCGCTACAACACGAAAAAACAAATCCTGAGTACCTTAACCTTTTCTTacaggctaacagagacatctatGCATCAGAAAATCCCCAATGACTGTGCCCGTTTTTTTTAACCGGTAAGAGACCCGTCGACGTACAGCGAAACAGCACGGATAATTGTTCCTGTAAGGGTGTAATTTTCATTGGCTATTGTTAGTATTTTGCCAGTATTATTACTGATTAGATATTTGGTAGATATGTACTTAATTACTGGTTAATTTTGGTATTGCTTAAAGCTTAATCCCTTCACTAGTGTCTGAACCATGTATTCAAAGTAGAACATGTAACCTTAGagaaagtgcacaaactaaacatagtcataAACAGAATAAGATGACAAAGTAAATTCAACCCTGGTATATATGTGGATGTGAAAAAATTGTGTATAACATGCTCTTCCATAAACAAGCATATAACATCGTGCCACATGACTGTTTTCAAAAAAAATGGCTGCTGCACTGTTATATCTGAGATCAGCCATGTACAGATAGACCTAAAGAAAATAACAAGTTACATTACCATGCAGCTTACATAACAGACTCCTAGAGTTACAACATCTACAAATACCACCTTTGGGATTATCACCATCGCATGCCAACTTTTAAGACTATTCACCTATTCCACTACTAGAacattaaatgttgacttgcaataaaattcgcattacagttatttggtatcaaaagattcaccatgtcttactctgttgtgttgtaggtgcaaaacatgtggaaataagattacaagctcttataaaagctcaaaaatgaaaagccgccgtagattggaatctctttatttctctgacgttgtcattacagtttggttattgtcttgtcatgtgaagttctcacgtgaattgaaaggccaataaaaagcccaatataaaatttatcgtagcactagtttatgacaaccacttcgggttttaccgaagaccggtataaaatatagattctcgctactttatagttttgtttcggtttgatataatcgtcaagtcgtaatctaatcatgtgacccaatacttcgcaaataatttctactgcacttttcgattatcacgggtgaccaacaggctcgtcatgattatcagacaatgatatgtactccttcgagctaaggttaaataattaatagaatttttacggtaagttataatatatcagtgctaaaagtgacagcattccaatgacgataaaacagacgcgtaagaacaatagacatggttttatttaaTGCGTCAagtataccctacaggatgaaaatattcgttagTTATAAAAATTAGCGATTTCGCGAATAGTCAATtctgcgaattattaaattccgtgaataattagttctatttttaatcacaagggagaataactattgccacaaattaaaaactagccgctaggcataaatactacacgtagttgagttccaaaacctttttaaaatcattgccagagctttgagctaaccccattgccaatgcatcacatttctttacaaaattattcaaggttgtcacaagatgtgCAGAATgacgtcatcgcaaaaatagccgctaggcagatgtactaaacgtagccgagctCCAAAATTTCTTTAAATTCATCGCCGGAGCTTCgatttttattgccattgcatcaaacttctttacaaaattattcaagctTTTCACAAGTTCTTCagcatggcttcatcatcgcaaaaatctctcctacagtctttttacattgaaatcaactccatcaatctctaatatcGAAGTTAAGGATGATAATTATTCTGATCTAGACAtaatggtatgtatttgatttgcagtgcagatacgtttttccataattaactgcattagttaatttttttgtttaaaaactgatcgtcttcattaaatacttcagctattgtttttgtacttccttaacacttattaatattttttcttgtttgtgtttactgcagattgagaatgaaacataACCTATTCCaattacaaaaactagagacaaatagtaatattcatcaaggcagtaAAAAATGgacagagaagcaaccagtcaacctagaccccttcatcaacaacaactccttgatatcgctgcagcaaacatgattatattatatattttatttcatgtatagatatattataatttattacaaacttgagtgtacaaataaaatatttcaaatacaaataaaagtttacaaaagatgaatggagtaaatataaacagtttagtccatatggcggttgtctaggaataaaattaaactggtactcttgataagtgaatactagcgtgtaatggtgctctctgactagttattttggtaatagcagctctatatcgctgttactgtcttgggtagatgttaaaggcaattctctcactactacatggctggtaaggaagttatcatcagaactctcctcgtggcttactatgtcaaagttctgccggttggccaaaaatgtgtgctcgtaaaggcgtttttgttccttttttaaaacagatatattctcctcgttagcagcagtggtcacttctacctcaatttcaagacttccctgaatgattggtgatcttctacgCCTATGACGTCAATGACGTCTatcacccttgcagtcattgtgcctccgtgtatgatgaaaaatctctctctcacactaaaacaaataacgaagcggtagagatggagaaaataaatattgcgttttaccgaagaaccaaagtaaaattcaactaatcccatgaccaaacatgagcgaagcgattgtttgggagatttatgataaatgcatatgtgcacacaactcacgaaaattattcatcaacggccatcgcaaacccttgtaccgaaatctcatcaacaaatttaaccattttttaatggattcgtttaagtataataacgatgcaaaacacatataaacctattgaAATATGTTATTAAGTCGTTATTATTTGTACAAAATTTCCTAAAttttacccatctgattggattatacatatatagacagattaattcggcctaaaatcattattataacttgacaagccttatttttatcaaaattaagaccggcaaacaaaacgccgaatgacagagaatagaaccattaagtcgtgcgcatttcacacaaaaaaacgtggacatttcaccagtctatagcattttCCAAGTGCCAAAggcttctgtaattaacgtagaaatACTGAAAAGCATTCGTTTCTTTTGTGCCAAttttaaagtaactgacattttggacatttatgagtactttggtattccaactgatgttcaaagcagtaaaactaaagaaaatgacgatgatattttttatcgattttatgagattattacaatatttaattataagaataattattcgatcttataagatttaattataagaataagcattcgaattttcaagatcgaagtatatagtgaccgatgttaggcaatatattactgttagcattttttctaaataattttgttaaatagattttctaaaaacttcgataaatatcacaacttcttgatattggttgctatgacgtttagaaatttaaacaaaattgtgcattgattttttattattactgtattactatattaatattattggttattctaataatatctgtgcattttacttctaatattgcatttctcctatcgCGAGaaagatatataaacatataatattttcctttaattaaattgctgtttgttgtacataataacactcagtacattacagctaccattgccgttatcctattgcactgcagtgccatttcactgctaatattgcatttctcaaccatcagtaccctttcttttttccaatatcactttggtcgtgggcagtatgacagaggaatttctATTTTAGTAAGtgattttgaaaaaactcattacttaccacaagttctTGGTTCATCAAAgacctccaaatcgatgaatatccgtgaaaacctctgaacgcagcaaaagaTTTATAGCTGAGCATAATCaactcgtagttgtaagctaaatagtaACCGAAACACGcagtgtgcgcatgcgtagggttaactctattgctagctgcaatagagttaactcttcagaGAGAGTGACAGTGTTCAGCCGCAAATAAagtaatccgcgaatatgcatgaaaaaggcaatttgcgCGAAACTTAattccgcgaataaattcatcctttagggcatttgtgaaaatatttggatgaatgaggttgcatgaaagtgtaaacagaaaccatcttgtaacaactacgtcacatttgagccgttttggaaagagaatccaaactgcgacggtctcgtgtggctgcgattaactgttcgttttttttagcttttaagagcttgtaatcacattcccacatattttgcacctacaacacaacagagtaagacatggtgaatcttttgataccaaataactgtaatgtgaattttgttgcaagtcaaccttctcATAGAAATTTCTTCACAAAATCgtacattcaaactgcaaggtgcatctttgagGCATAAGAATGCTAAAGCAGTAccttttaaaggccagtaacaatgttgtcgctgtaatattcatctgtagctgttgttgtgctgctatttctaatctgatttagttctaaaaaactctgatgcaccttggcttaatatccagtgatatacaattctccttttacacagtttctgtaaagTGTATGTATAGGTGTAAtaatctgattacactaattcgggcatttccttgtttgcattattttgattatcctctattacaatTGTTTTCAATTTCCGTTTAGctgttgcagtagtttattccatcttttacagatactgtattatacatatcatacattcatgagctattatcacttaactTTTGAAAACGgtttgttttggcagcatatgtgttgtttttatcgaaagaCTTTGTGTGCTAAGTTCTCCATTATGGTTTATACATCTGCATTCTAATCTGTAATATAATCTGtgatataatggaacagttgttatttgtctgaatatatcatttgctgggtttatacATCTGCGATACAACAGTTGTAAGAATAATATGGTCCACGAAAACCTATTTTACATCcacttatcatttattatattctgctccatatgttataaataggtttccTTCTATCAGGACattctaaacgttgtgtagggaGAGTTTTCATTGACACCCAGGAGGAAAATAACGATTCAACATGTAcgtttctgtcatttttcactgtttATTTACATACAGAACTAGTACCCGATTAACTTTCAAACATGGCGCATGCATTATATATCGCTATCAGTGTTAAAGTCACGTGACTGCCATTTCGAGGGTTTTAAGTTCACCAGATCAACGTAGCCCGATCTTACAGCATCTCTAGCTTATGGTCATACTATCGGACATTATTCAATTCAAACTCTAAAAAGTCTATGCGCAACTTATGTAGTCCGAAGTCCGCTAAAATACAACTTATGCATAGAACTTCTTCCAAAGTGGTAAGGTCAAACGcgataaatgtttttattaggCTGGCGAGTTCAAAGTTCAAATATAACACATGTGGTTAGTCATCAgtgccgtatagtttcacagtgtgaaactatacggctctagTTAGTCATCACCAAGCGTGCCAATAGTAGCCGATTTGCAACAAACTAGGTAGTTTATATCTTAATGCTGCTTTAACAGGGACACACATTGAAATATACAGGAACGATTTGTGGTcactgttaaaatattttgcgcTAAGCAAAGCTCATCTAAAGTAAGTACACAAATCTCATTCAAGTCAACATTATCGGAAACGTACCAATGTTGTTTTTAGAGTTGTTCTTGAGGACTTTTGCAGTGTCGGTTCAAAA
Above is a window of Watersipora subatra chromosome 3, tzWatSuba1.1, whole genome shotgun sequence DNA encoding:
- the LOC137390407 gene encoding uncharacterized protein, with amino-acid sequence MGPKKGAAKSTENSDQEAGPKLIDIDEKLNLILTKIGNIEFRLNLIESKQSDFEKSLNHVHQENEGIQLKQRDLSKSIVEIESKIGKLEGLESRIEAAEYAERAKCVELNGIPYDKSENLNLAYQKLLSSLKSDKLPTTIDKIYRIRQSKRIIIKFTQTNQRNEFFQQYRKNIQSLSALGFKETGRIYINEVLSRAQSTLFWKTRQFKVEYNYKYVWTSNQRIYLRKTPDSDAIPINSEDDLETLKLL